The genomic stretch CAGGATATCAATCCTTTACTCAGGATGGTGTAGTCATCACCGGACTGCAAACTACCACAGTGGACTTTGTCCTTACCGAGATCACCCTGCCTCCAGCTGCCGTAGTAGCTGTAGAAGCTGGCGATAACATAAACCTCACATGGATGGCTCCCGGTACTGCCGGTGGCGAATGGCTCCACTATGACAGCGGTGAAAACAATGACAGCATCGGAACCGGTGGCTCAACTAACTTCGACGTAGCTGTACGCTTCCCTCCGAGCGCTCTCACTGATTATGCTGGAATGAGCTTGCATGCCCTCAAAGTATGGCCTGCTCAGCCCGGAACCTTCACCCTCAAGGTATGGACCGGTGGTGATGCTAGCACTCCTGGTACCTTGGTAGTAGAACAGCCCTTCACTCCTGTACTTGATACCTATAATACCGTATTGTTGGACAACCCTGTAACCATCAGCGGAACCGAAGAACTGTGGTTTGGCTACAACTGCAACGTATCCAGCGGATATCCTGCCGGTTGCGATGCCGGTCCTGCCACCGATGGACTGGGCAACATGATGTATTTCAATAATGTTTGGGGTACTCTTCTGGATATCAATCCCGATTTGAACTACAACTGGAACATCCAGGGTTATGTAGGCTACACCGGTCCCGACCGTGGTGGTCTGATGCCCTTGACTACAAAGACAAACTTCGAGCAAGTAAATGAAGAACGCGCACTGGATGGTTATAAAGTATGGCGTCTGCTGCAAGGTCAGGAATCCAATGAGGCTCAATGGGCTGCCATTTCTAATATCATTACTACAACTGCTTATCAAGACACAGACTGGAGTACCCTGCCTGACGGCATGTACAGATGGGCTGTAAAAGCAGTTTACACAGGCGGTGCCCTCTCCGCTACTGCGTTCTCCAACGTCATTGAAAGACTTACAGAGATCGGAACCATCTCCGGTTTCGTACGTGATCAACAACAGCAACCCATCAGTGGCGCTACTGTCTCTACCGGAAACTACTCTGCCACTACAAACGCCCAAGGCGTTTACAGTATGGCCGTTCCTGCCGGAACCCACTCTGTGGTTGCCAGCCATCCGAATTACACTTCTGTAGTTACAAATGGTGTGATTGTTGTTACCAACCAGATCACTACTCTGAACTTCATTCTTCCTCCCAGCGAGGTTTTGTTTGAAGATAGCTTCGAAAGCTATGCAGACTTCAGTACCACCTTCGCTCCTTGGATATTGAATGACGTTGATGGATACACAACCTATGGTTTCAGTGGTATTTCCTTCCCCAATAGCGGAACCGCGATGTCCTTCATAGTATTCAATCCGGCCACCACCACTCCTCCGCTGGAAGATAATCCTGCTCATACCGGAGACAAATATGTAGCCTGCTTTGCATCTACTACCGCTCCAAACAACGACTGGATGATCACTCCGGTGCTTCCCGGTGGCGGTGAATTGAAATTCTGGGCAAGGACTTACATGCCCGATTACGGCTTGGAACGCATCAAAGTTGGTGTGTCCACAACTGGAACAGCTCCTGAAGACTTCACCATCATCAGTGAAGGTACTTACCTGGAAGTTCCGATTGAATGGACTGAATATACCTTTGATCTCGCCAGCTATTACGGTCAGCAGATCCATATCGCCCTCAACTGCGTATCAAACGACGCCTTCATCCTCTTCGTGGACGATGTAGAATACTCCGGTTCTGGTGATGCCGATGACGTGGTAGCCGTACATAAAAACGCCCTCAATGGCAACTATCCGAACCCCTTCAACCCCGAGACCACCATCTCCTTCAGCGTGATGAACGACGGTCCCGTAAACATCGACATCTACAACGTGAAAGGCCAGCTTGTACGCACGCTTGTCAAGGACGTGAAAGCTGCCGGTGACCACACTGTGGTTTGGAAAGGTACAGATAACAACGGTCGTGCAGTATCCAGCGGTGTTTACTACTACAAGATGACCACTGGCAAATACAGCTCAACCAAGAAAATGATCCTCATGAAATAAGCGAAAAGCTTATCCATGAATACAATAGGCTCCCTTCGGGGAGCCTTTTTCGTTCTCATTCATCCGGTACGATAATTCCCAGCAGGATTTCTCTTGACCTATCACGGCATTTCGGACTACATGCGCCAATGTTCAATATTTCAGAATGCACTGTTCGTTTGGCCCTGCCGCAGGATAAAACCGGGCTGATTGATATCTCCAGGCACATCTGGGGAGGAACTGACTATCTGCCGCAGATTGTGGATCGCTGGATAGCCGAACCATGGTTCTATGTGTGTGAATACCGCGGTAAGGTCATCGCCTGCCTGAAGCTGAGCAAGCTTCCGGATAATGTATTGTGGTTCGAGGGCTTGCGAGTACACAAAGACTTTCAGGGCAAGGGTGTAGCAAAGCTGATGAACAGCGAAATGATGCTTTTAGCAAAGCGTCTGAGAGCGCATGATCCCCTGCTCAGGTTCGAATTCTGCACATACTACAAGAATATCGGAAGCATGGCGCTCACTTCAAAACTGGGTTCGGTGCAAGTGGAAGCTTTTTACTCCCTGACAAAATGCGGTGTGCATCGAACTGCAAAGCCCGAATTCATCAAGGATATCGATGAATCCATCTTTAATTACTATCCAAATTACCTGCCTCTGAATTGGCAGGTTGTACATAGCAAACAAGAGAGCCTGGAGTATATCTCGCAGAATGCGGTGGTGTTTCAGACTCCTCATTCCCGCTATTTGATGGGAAGAATAGGCGACCCCTGCATCACTTTTCTGCAGCCTCCCACAGAGTATTTGAAAGAGGATCTGCCCTATTTCCAGTATTTCTTTGGCGCACGCAAGCACATCAGCGTAATCTTGAACTCAGGTTTTAAAAGCTATCTTCCCTTTATGTACCGCCATAAATTCTTTTTCTGGGGTGAAACCTCTGAAGAAGCGCTGAATATGCTGGTATTCACCTTGCCATAACAACTTCTCCCGAAGCCCAATCTCTACGATTCAAGCAGTGCCGAACGAGATATAAAGGTGAAATAACGCAGTGCCCACCCGATGATAACGGGATGATATCTCCTTTGGCAGACGATGCAGCAAAGGGAGAGACGTGGCCAATATTGGTAAAGGGGATTTACTGATCTGCAGATCGAGAGACAAATTGACGCAGCGGATATCAGTTTTGAGGAAAACCAAGGTGCGTTATTTGAGCTTTACAAAAAAGTATTTGACACAATAGGCCATCCATAGCATTTGGACAGGCAGTGAGAAATGTAATTTTAACGTACGAATAGGAGTGAACTGTATGAGGTTAGACAAGCGTCGCCTTATCCTGATCCTGCTTGTTGCTTTTATCCTCGGACTTACGATGGTAACAGCACAAAAGCAGGATACCAGAGATGAGAACGTAGTTGCAGATTTTAGCGTGTCGGATGTTCCGGCAGACGACGGTTCGGGACTGATGTTGTCTTGGAAGCCCTTGGATCGCAGCAAGCGAATCATCGAATATCGTGTCTATCGTGGTATCAAACCCGATCAATTGTTCTATTTAGAAACCATCCAGGTCAATCCCAAAAGCGGCGTTGCTTCAGACGTAATGTATTATTATGACAACTCCGCCAGTGAGCTTTCCGATGCGAGTTTTCCCGCAAAACTAAAATTGGAAAAGGGGCAACCGTCAAATGGCATATTATATAAGAATCCCCCTCGTGACCTGAAGTTTACCGCATCATTGCTGGATCACTTCCAAATGATTTCTCTTTCAAACCGCAATCACTTCTACAAACGTAGTCAAGAAGTGGTGGTGGATCCCGAGGCCGAAGAGATCAATAGTTATGCCGGTATGAAGGCAAACCAACAGACAGTATTGGGTTTTTTGAAGCCCGGCAGTACATACTATTATACGGTAGTGGCTGTTGATGAACGTCAGCGGCTCTTGCCCAATGCTCCGGTGCAATCCGGAAGCCCGATTCCAAACCGTCCGGATCCATCTCCCGCTCTTCACAGTGTGTTACTGCAAGACATCGGCGAGCTGCGCTTTGAATGGGAGTATCCCATCTACAAAAGTTCTTTGGTTCAATACCGCATTTGGCAAATGAATAACATAGTCCCCAAAAGCTGGGATGAGATGAGACAAAACATCCTTTCCCTGGAAGGAATGGGACGCCTTGTAGCCCAGGGAGCGGTTGGCGGCGGAGCTTTACCAAACTACACCAAAGTGGAAGTGGGCGAAGGTATCGCCGGATTCAATGGCTCCACCTTCGTATTGGAACTCATCGATGCATACGGTGCTTCATCGTTCTCCCCGCTATCACAGCCTCGCCTGTTGAATAGCGATGCCCTTCCTCCCCGCACTGACTTCTGGGTGGAAGATAAACCCAACGATAAGGGCGATCGCCTGTCCGTGGTGTGGGATCATCCCATCATCTTTGTTGTGAAGACCACATCTTTGAATAAAGAGAATACTCGCCTGCGCGTGAACTATCAATTGAATAAGACCGAGAATCAGGAAGTAAGCAATATATGGTTCAGCTTCTATGATCCGGAGAATGGCACAGAACTGGCCACCATCAAAGAATTCTATCAGGACGACA from Candidatus Cloacimonadota bacterium encodes the following:
- a CDS encoding GNAT family N-acetyltransferase; translated protein: MFNISECTVRLALPQDKTGLIDISRHIWGGTDYLPQIVDRWIAEPWFYVCEYRGKVIACLKLSKLPDNVLWFEGLRVHKDFQGKGVAKLMNSEMMLLAKRLRAHDPLLRFEFCTYYKNIGSMALTSKLGSVQVEAFYSLTKCGVHRTAKPEFIKDIDESIFNYYPNYLPLNWQVVHSKQESLEYISQNAVVFQTPHSRYLMGRIGDPCITFLQPPTEYLKEDLPYFQYFFGARKHISVILNSGFKSYLPFMYRHKFFFWGETSEEALNMLVFTLP